CCCCTGCACCAGCCGGCGCCCACCGGCAGCCAGCAGCAGGCCTGGCCGGGCCGCCAGGGCCAGGAGGGGGCTGGCCTGCCCTCGCACCACGGGCGCCCCGCCGGCCTGCTCCCCCACCTCTCCGGGCTGGAGGGTGGTGCCATGAGTGCCCGCAGGGATGCCTACCGCCGCTCCGACCTGCTGTTGCCCCACGCGCACGCCCTGGATGCCGCGGGCCTGGCCGAGAACCTGGGACTCCACGACATGGCTCACCAGATGGAGGAGGTGCAGGTGAGCGGCGCCTGGGCTCTTGCCCCTCCTGCCCGGACCTGGTCGCCCCCTAGCTTCTCCTACCCCTCGCCCAGGCTCCCCGAACTCAAGGGAgactttgtcttttcttccctaGAATGTTGACGACCAGCACTTGCTCCTGCACGACCAGACTGTTATTCGCAAAGGTACGTAGTGAGAGCAAACTTTTCTCCTCCCCGGGCCTCACATAACCCGGTGAAGTGAGGGCATGTGGCGGCTGGCTTGGGACATTGGTGGTGGGGAAGTGACTGACCCCGGCTGGAGAAAGGTAGGTTTTGGGGAGTAGGAAGAgatctttttttctgaactaaATGAGAAAGgatgatggtaaaaaaaaaaaaaactctttaagaaCTGTCACAAGAGATTAATTGGGATTTGTTACTCCAGATAATTCTCTCCGGGAATATGATCCTTTGACTTGGATGGTGTTTACAGTGTTAGTCTTCCAGAGTGAGAACGCGGTGATTTaattttggggaagaaaaaaacacacccTTGCCTTAGTTGGGTGGTCGATTGGGTGACAGTTGTTGAATGAACGGATGTGATTCTGTTTCCCGTTTCAAATATGCATATGGTGAAGATCCTTAATTCTGACATGCTGGAAAAGGTTTTGAAACTGTTCCGGCCTACCAAATAATAATACAGCGGAGAAAGGATCAGGGTGGGATAATCTGCCAGAGGTCGGGTTTATGCAGGGTAGTGGGGGAGGGGATTAGAAAATGGGATCACTTGGTGAGTGTCTGATGAAATTAAGTTGCAACTGACCGGATTACCGGTGGAGCTGTTCTGGAAATCAAGTAGTTTTAGATAAAAGGTAGTTAGGGTGGGTCGTCCGCCACTAGGAAACTAAACTGCTTGAAATCAATTGGGAAATGGATTTTGAAGAAAAACTCAGAAAGTAAACTGGATTTCCCAGGAAGCTTGTAACAGAACAGGTTCGtttgtattttgtaatttacCGTGATCAGTTGCACTGAAAGGTTTCGGCAAAGGATCTGAATGTGTCCCGTGATTTTGGTTGTTCCGTTGTtgagtgaggaagaaaaaaaaaaaaagcccatttaTTTAGGATTGAAGCAGTCTTTCGAAAACAAATGTTCTAATTAAACAGATTTTAACAGTGGCTCGAAAATGAAAACCCTCCATGCTTGGGGTCGTGACTAATTAGCTCTGCAAGGTGTTAACTTGTGAATTTCAGATTCGATTATCTTTGAAgaatatgacttaaaaaaaatctgcttgcAATTTACATAGCCCAACATGCAGCGTTCTTTGCTTACAGAGCTCTTGGGGCTTCGGTGAGTGGTTTGAAAAGATCCCTTTTTCCTAAACGCAGCTCTCTGTGATTGCCACTTTTGCTCTTCATTCGCAGGTCCTATTTCAATGACCAAGAACCCCCTGAGTCTCCCTTGTCAGAAGGAACTGGTGGGGGCTGTGATGAATCCCAGCGAGGTCTTCTGCTCCGTCCCTGGAAGATTGTCCCTCCTCAGCTCTACGTCTAAATACAAAGTGACAGTCGCTGAGGTCCAGAGGCGATTGTCCCCGCCTGAGTGCTTAAATGCCTCATTACTGGGAGGTGTTCTCAGAAGGTACATGGGGACACACTCCGGCCACGGTGGTTGGGTGGTGGAAGGTGAATAACATAAAAACCCCCGGaggtatttttaacatttatgtaaCTTTTATACTTAACACTGAATTCTAATCGGCTTAGAGTTTTAGTACATTCCTTCTGTTTTAGAAAGTGCCAGATGTAGAAGGAAGTGCTAAAACAGCGCTCACAAATTATCATTTGCTTAGAATTTGGTTGTGTGTAGGGTGGTGGCATCCCTATTAGGGGTAGAGGAGCTCCTTGGGTTTTGTTCCCTGAGGGAGTTTTTTTGGGGAGGGGCTATTagctacagttttgttttgttttttttaagtgaaaatatatctGCCCCAGAACAATTTGCAATGTTAtatgatggggggtgggggtggggtggggagaaaggtgTTGGTGATGTTAAGATTTCTGAACTTTCCAGGCATTAATCACAGGACTCCCTGTATCACTTGATTATGATCCACATCATGTAGATTTGATAGCAGCACTTTAGGACTGTAGGATTTTAAGAGGGTGCTTTCTTGAGAAGAGCTAAAGTTCACTTTCTTTTGCTCAGAGCCAAATCTAAAAATGGAGGCCGGTCCTTGCGGGAGAAGTTGGACAAAATTGGGTTGAATCTCCCAGCCGGGAGGCGGAAAGCTGCTCATGTCACCCTCCTGACGTCCTTAGTAGAAGGTCAGTggagttttgcttttgttttatggtgtttttatttgtttgtgccATGTCGTTTGTGTCGTTACTGCTTTCCCCGaagaaaagcttaaaagaaaatggCTCTGGCTCTGTCACAAATAGACGTGAGGTTGAGTTGTCCTGAGCTCATTGTCATGAATCACAGTAATTTTATCAAATGAGTTAACATTTAAACATCCGACTGCTTAAGTATCCTGTTCTGGGTTCTCCAGAAAAAtcattgttaaaaaagaaactggtttCCCTAACCTAAGAACCCCTACTGTTAGGGTGTTGGGACGTTTCCTCGAAGTAAACGGATTTTTGAAAGATGCATGGATCAGCTCCTACACCTTTAAAAAAACTGGTTCTGCTTTGGTGGGAAGAGGCACCATTTCTAGCTTGGGTCGCCAGGGGGATCTATCAGGATTGTGGTCAGTAAAGAGAAAAGCCCTTGTGGACGGTGGGAAGAAGCCAATTCACAagccctttgttcatttcccgcatggaggaaaaaaaaattagtggggCCCCTCTCCCCCGTCCTAAAATAGTAGGATGTAACATTTTGGTTTACTGAATGGGCCTGTACCCCCAATCTGGAAGGGAGCCAAGAATGCAATTacagcctttaaaaataagtgggggcggggaggggggtgtcagggaaaagtgaaataattttttttttcaaaaaccagtTCATTGTTGCTGGGCCCGGGGAAATGGGAGTGGGACACGGAGAGGCTTACCCTGAAGCCTGGAGCAGCCCCTCGCCCAATCAGCGGGGCGCTGGGCTCTCTTCGGGCCCCCAGGGGAGCCAATGGGGGGTGGTCGCCTGGTGGCCAGGCCATCTTTTGAACACTTTCTGTCCCCGGTCTAATGGTGCTCCTGCGTGCTGAAAGAGACTTGGCAAAGTCCTCCTCTACCTTTTTACGAGTGTCTTTGGGGGTCAGGGCGAGGAGAAAGGAGCTGCCTGTTAGCTGCCTGTTGGAGCACAGCTGCCCCGCATGGAGAATGGTGGGTTCTGCGTGCGTGGCGCATAAATGTGGCTCCgcgaggttttctttctttctggccgGGGCTTGAGGTGCTTGAATAAGAAAGTGTGTGTCAGAACAATGGTTCtcagattctgatttagttgtAAGGCTGGGAGGcaagtggaggggaggtggggggggcgggggtgccacTATCTGGGTTTCTGGAAAGCTCCTGCCAGCCTTGGCACCGTGGAGCCAGGACCGGGCATCTCGGGCGGGGATGAGTCCCGttggtttttctctccctctgtgatccaTCCCCCAGTGATTTGGACAAAAGAGGGTGGGTAGTCCAGATTTGGGAGTTGGACTCTTGAACATTTCTAGTGGAAACGCAGCCCTGCCTTTCTTTGTGAAAAGAAACCTCGCAGGGACTTGCCTACTTCAGCAACGGGGCACTctggttttaaaaagaaggttCTCCATCAAAGACTTTGTCAcgtctttcaaaaatttttttatttattttttaatgagacagagagagagtggcagagagacaggcagagggagaaacaggctccctgctgggaggggtggggcagagagcccgatgtgggactcaatcccaggacccccggatcacaacctgagccaaaggcagacgctcaaccactgaggtacccaggtgcccctgtcagtTTCTTAAAGAAGTGACCATGTGGCTTTTGTCCAGTGTGCTCGACTTTAAAATTTTCCCTACTTCTCCACAATGATAGCTTGTGTTATTGAGAGGAAGCATGAGTGTGTCTCAAGGATCTAATTTTGAGGGTCCAAGGCTGGTTAGCATTATTCCAGGGCACTGAAAATTTTtggtctccccccacccccccaaacacACTGGGTGTTTTCCTCTGTGCCTTGTCCCATAGGACCAAAACCACTGAAATACCTGGGAAGTTAGTTTTATTTGCCCACTGGATTGTTTTTCCTGtgtgtgatttcattttatttatttactttttaaaaagattttatttgagagaaggagccagggagcagggccagagagagggagaagcagaccccttgctgagcggggagccggatgtgggttTGATCTCATTCTGGGCGGGCCtccgagatcatgagctgagcttgAAGGCAGGctcctaacctactgagccacccacatgtcctgtatgtgatttcattttaaaatgccaagTCACTAGTGGACCATCCGGgttagaaaaggaggaaagagaggttTACCGGGGTGGGGTGGCCACAGACCTCCTCTAAACCTGCTGCCACTGCTGATTATCCTAGGTGAGGCTGTTCATTTGGCTCGGGATTTTGCATATGTCTGTGAAGCAGAATTTCCTAGTAAACCAGTGGCTGAATATCTCACGAGACCTCATCTTGGAGGGCGGAATGAGATGACCTCTAGGAAGAACATGCTGTTGGCTGCACAGTGAGTATCCagacttggcttttttttttttttttaattttatttatttatttatgagagacacagaaagaggcagagagggagaagcaggctccatacagggagcccaaagcgggactcgaacccgggtccccaggatcacaccctgggccgaaggcggcgctaaaccgctgagccacccaggctgcccccagactTGACTTTGATGGCTGGGTGCTCTGATCTTGAACTtgatggtggaggtgggggatgcCCTGTACAGCCCCTGCTTCTCAAGAAAGAAATGCTCAGTAAGCAAAGGTGTTCAGCTAAAGGAACTGGCAAGGGGGGCTTTCTTTGAATATATTGCTCAGTAATGAGTGTTTTTGGAGCTGCTCAGTTATTTGGCTAAAAATAGTTAAACTACCCTTTCAGTCACCGTGTTTCCTGATCTTACAGGAATGTGTTGAACAATTTTGTTTTGTCACATCCAGTCAAGATTGGGTGCCTTCTGCCTCCTAATAACAAGACcttcttattgttgttttttttaaatgtaacgaTCCGGTTGGATTTGTGGGCAAACTGTCTCCAACCGGACTTAATGCAGCTGCAGGATTTCTCCTAGAAAGCCCACAGtaaattggttttaaaattatGGTCAACGAGGCAGAGGTAGTCCAGTTAGGAAAAGTAGCAAAAGGATGCAGAGTGAACTGGCTGGTAGAAACAGTGACTTTCAGGGAGCTGGGGCTTCTCAGGGTTCTTGAAGAAATTGGTGTCTGGGTCCCCAGGCCGTCCCCAAAATAAATGGCTGTGCATTGTAACCGCCTGGACCCACCTCTAGCACTAGTCCTGGTGACCTTGGCCCTTTGACTGGGGTTAATCCTGTTATCTTTTCTAATTGCTCTGAGGATTAAAGAAGATAGTGCTTGCAAAGAGTTTAGCTCAGGgcctagcacataataggtgctaAGTGCAGCAGTTGCTTTGGCGTGTGCAGGCCTGGGGTTCTGATTGCTCCTGGGTGGCAGCCTCGGGGTGATTTGGCTTTGTCCTCTTTACCTGTCAAGAGCTAGACTGAGCTCACAGATATGTGTGTTGACTGTCCTCACAGGCAGGTGTGTAAAGAATTCACAGACCTTCTCAATCAAGACCGAACCCCCAACGGGAACAACCGGCCCACCCCGGTCTTGGAGACGAACATACAGAACTGCTTGTCTCATTTCAGCCTGATTACCCACGGGTTTGGCAGCCAGGCCATCTGTGCCGCTGTGTCTGCTGTGCAGAACTACATAAAAGAAGCCCTGATAGTCATAGACAAATCCTATAtgaatcctggagaccagagtccAGCTGATTCCAGCAAAACCCTGGAGAAAATGGAGAAGCACAGAAAATGAAGTACGGGCGTGAGGCCGAGGGCTGAAGAGTGTCGAAGGAAATGGACTCCACAGTCATTCTCCACCCGGACAGACTGGGAACCCCTTTTGCCGGGGACAGTTTGTTACCCGCCTTCCCATTAAAAAGGCCTCCACTCGTTTCTGGATCTTTTACGTGCCCTCCTGGATTCCTTAGTGTTACTTCTCTAGCGCTGAAGTGTGTGTGTCTCCTTAAGTCTGGACAAGTTATCGGAAGGTGACAAGTACTGGTTCTTTATTCATTaagcttattttattcttttgaaccccattcttttctctgaaagtGGTGCTACAAGTTTTAgaaccttttaaataaattcccTGGGCTCACGAGAAAACCCACACACGTAGCTGTTGAAATGTCACATTGATGCGATTCAGATCAACAGTAACTTTGCAGTGTTAAGGTGATGGCTGGCTTTTTGTCTCCactaaatatttatctaaaaatatttatctggctTCTTCAGACACCAAATCCTACAGAGATGGTAGGAAGCAAAGATTCTCTCCACTTAGCAACTAGTTTAATAGGAGGTATTTGACACGCTTTTAAACCCCTTGTTGAAAGGGGGCTTTTGAGTTTTACGAAACTTGTAGAAATGAAGCCTGC
This region of Canis lupus dingo isolate Sandy chromosome 24, ASM325472v2, whole genome shotgun sequence genomic DNA includes:
- the TFAP2C gene encoding transcription factor AP-2 gamma yields the protein MLWKITDNVKYEEDCEDRHDASSNGNPRLPHLSSAGQHLYSPAPPLSHTGVAEYQPPPYFPPPYQQLAYSQSADPYSHLGEAYAAAINPLHQPAPTGSQQQAWPGRQGQEGAGLPSHHGRPAGLLPHLSGLEGGAMSARRDAYRRSDLLLPHAHALDAAGLAENLGLHDMAHQMEEVQNVDDQHLLLHDQTVIRKGPISMTKNPLSLPCQKELVGAVMNPSEVFCSVPGRLSLLSSTSKYKVTVAEVQRRLSPPECLNASLLGGVLRRAKSKNGGRSLREKLDKIGLNLPAGRRKAAHVTLLTSLVEGEAVHLARDFAYVCEAEFPSKPVAEYLTRPHLGGRNEMTSRKNMLLAAQQVCKEFTDLLNQDRTPNGNNRPTPVLETNIQNCLSHFSLITHGFGSQAICAAVSAVQNYIKEALIVIDKSYMNPGDQSPADSSKTLEKMEKHRK